In Thermotomaculum hydrothermale, a single genomic region encodes these proteins:
- a CDS encoding 30S ribosomal protein S1: MVNEQEKKLEETKEIKEVTEKIQEESSEKVEPAKEEAKANEEKEEKESFEKLLEEHDASPNSVSRGQIVVGRVISLNDDSVYVDVGHKVEGVVNVNDFIDTGNELPKEGDEIEVVVDKITDKEVRLSFKKAFARKFEEKIREAYRNKTPIKGKITEIVNKGFNVDLGGKIAFLPQSRVDVRRLRKEDSEYVGKEFDFLVIKYTPKSCVVSRIELVQDELNKKKEKLLSSIKEGDLVQGRVKNITDYGVFIDLDGVDGLLHISDISWGKVSHPSDFFQVGDEVEVVILSIDRENEKISLGYKQKMEDPWKNIEEKYPQGTKIKGKVVNIKNYGAFVEVEPGVEGLIHINDISWTKKISNAQNYFKLGDEVEAVVLEVDGERKRLALGLKQIKDNPWDVIEEKFKVGDVFEGEVKNVTDFGAFVEVYDGVDGLIHVSDMSWSKRVKNPEEIVKPGEKVKVKILNIDRENQKIALGIKQLTEDPWKKFFSKYQMGDVVEGKIVKLEDYGAFVELDEDIEGLVHVSEISKERIDKPSDVLNIGDVKEMKIVKVDAIEKKIGLSIRQVIIDRERKEMEKKKAEEKAKAKPKEAKKDKPKKEKKEVKTEEVSKGGGVTLGDLMKDFIKKDKEEQKEE, translated from the coding sequence ATGGTTAATGAACAGGAAAAAAAATTAGAAGAAACAAAAGAAATTAAGGAGGTCACCGAAAAGATTCAGGAGGAATCCTCTGAAAAAGTAGAGCCTGCTAAAGAAGAGGCTAAAGCTAATGAAGAAAAAGAGGAAAAAGAATCTTTTGAAAAACTTCTTGAAGAGCATGACGCTTCACCTAATTCAGTTTCAAGGGGACAGATTGTTGTGGGCAGGGTAATTTCATTGAATGATGATAGTGTATATGTAGATGTAGGACACAAGGTAGAAGGGGTTGTAAATGTAAACGATTTTATTGATACAGGCAACGAGCTTCCTAAAGAGGGAGATGAAATAGAAGTTGTTGTAGATAAAATTACAGATAAAGAAGTAAGACTATCTTTCAAAAAAGCTTTTGCAAGAAAGTTTGAAGAGAAGATTAGAGAGGCTTATAGAAATAAGACTCCAATCAAAGGTAAGATTACTGAGATTGTAAATAAAGGTTTTAATGTTGATTTAGGTGGAAAAATTGCTTTCTTGCCTCAATCAAGGGTTGATGTGAGAAGACTTAGAAAAGAAGACTCTGAATATGTAGGAAAGGAATTTGATTTTCTTGTAATAAAATACACTCCAAAGAGTTGTGTTGTTTCAAGGATAGAGCTTGTACAGGATGAGTTAAATAAAAAGAAAGAAAAACTCCTTTCCTCAATAAAAGAGGGGGACCTGGTTCAGGGTAGGGTTAAAAATATTACTGATTACGGGGTTTTTATTGACCTTGACGGTGTTGATGGGTTACTTCATATCTCTGATATTTCGTGGGGTAAGGTATCTCATCCCTCAGATTTCTTTCAGGTAGGTGATGAGGTTGAGGTGGTTATTCTTTCAATTGACAGGGAAAATGAAAAGATTTCACTCGGGTATAAACAGAAGATGGAAGACCCATGGAAAAATATAGAAGAAAAATATCCTCAGGGGACAAAGATTAAGGGTAAGGTTGTTAATATTAAAAATTACGGTGCATTTGTTGAGGTTGAACCTGGTGTTGAAGGTCTTATTCACATAAATGATATCTCCTGGACAAAGAAGATTTCAAATGCCCAGAATTACTTTAAATTAGGTGATGAGGTTGAAGCGGTTGTTCTTGAAGTCGATGGAGAAAGAAAAAGGCTTGCTTTGGGGTTGAAGCAGATTAAGGACAATCCATGGGATGTTATTGAAGAGAAGTTTAAAGTGGGAGATGTTTTTGAGGGAGAAGTTAAAAATGTAACCGATTTTGGTGCATTTGTTGAAGTTTACGATGGAGTTGATGGACTTATCCATGTTAGCGATATGAGCTGGTCAAAGAGGGTTAAAAACCCTGAAGAGATTGTTAAACCTGGGGAAAAGGTTAAAGTTAAAATCCTCAATATAGACAGGGAAAATCAAAAGATTGCATTGGGAATTAAGCAGTTGACAGAAGACCCATGGAAGAAGTTTTTCTCAAAGTATCAGATGGGTGATGTGGTTGAAGGGAAGATTGTTAAACTTGAGGATTACGGCGCATTTGTTGAGTTAGACGAAGATATTGAAGGACTTGTCCATGTTTCTGAGATTTCAAAGGAAAGGATTGACAAGCCTTCTGATGTTCTTAATATTGGTGATGTTAAAGAGATGAAGATAGTTAAGGTTGATGCTATTGAGAAAAAGATAGGTCTTTCTATTAGACAGGTAATAATTGACAGAGAAAGAAAAGAGATGGAAAAGAAAAAGGCTGAAGAAAAAGCCAAGGCTAAACCTAAAGAAGCTAAAAAAGATAAGCCTAAAAAAGAGAAAAAGGAAGTAAAAACTGAGGAAGTTTCAAAGGGCGGCGGAGTTACATTAGGTGACTTGATGAAAGACTTTATCAAGAAAGATAAAGAAGAACAAAAAGAGGAATAA
- a CDS encoding IS256 family transposase, which yields MSDLIFTQFKEFFKKMLQEMLLEERERYLKEARGQTRANGYYKRTPKSFLGEIELQIPRTRDSQFKVKWLPQRKRVMFFLEDIVEAMFIAGVSTRKTAGVIKNLIGANISAQYVSRISEISEEVIEKWKNSRLTKTYPVLYIDATYISLKRDSVAKEAVYAVLGLSEDGKREILGYFLPGGNEKASLWQEIFRDLKERGLKGVKLIISDDLTGLSEAIKEEFPETMHQLCWFHLKRNIKNRVRKHHFEKIKEELDEIMKCESREEGKTKLLAFIEKWKKIYRFLKNIKAKVDNYTFFLLAPDEIRSYFRTTNWMERCFKELKDYIRIRGFFQNEQSAEKFLYIFFTDKNEKYQSRSLRYSSSFNRFFSSLSREASHA from the coding sequence ATGAGTGATTTAATTTTCACTCAATTTAAAGAATTTTTCAAGAAAATGTTGCAGGAAATGTTGTTGGAAGAGAGGGAAAGATACTTAAAAGAAGCAAGAGGCCAAACAAGGGCAAACGGTTATTATAAGCGAACGCCTAAAAGCTTTTTAGGAGAGATTGAATTGCAAATTCCAAGAACAAGAGACAGTCAGTTTAAGGTTAAATGGCTTCCCCAGAGAAAAAGGGTAATGTTTTTTCTTGAAGATATTGTGGAGGCAATGTTTATAGCAGGAGTATCCACAAGAAAGACAGCAGGGGTAATTAAAAATCTCATAGGGGCTAACATATCCGCTCAATATGTAAGCAGGATAAGTGAAATATCTGAAGAAGTAATTGAAAAATGGAAAAACAGCAGATTAACAAAAACATACCCCGTGCTATACATAGACGCAACATACATTTCATTAAAAAGAGACAGTGTGGCAAAAGAGGCAGTATATGCAGTATTGGGCCTGTCTGAAGACGGTAAAAGAGAAATTTTAGGATACTTTCTTCCTGGAGGAAACGAAAAAGCATCCCTCTGGCAGGAAATATTCAGGGATTTAAAAGAAAGAGGCTTAAAAGGAGTAAAACTGATTATAAGTGATGATTTAACAGGTTTATCTGAAGCGATAAAAGAAGAATTTCCTGAGACTATGCACCAACTTTGTTGGTTTCACCTGAAAAGAAACATAAAAAACAGAGTAAGAAAACATCATTTTGAGAAAATAAAAGAAGAATTAGACGAGATAATGAAATGCGAAAGCAGGGAAGAAGGGAAAACCAAACTTCTTGCATTTATTGAAAAATGGAAAAAGATATACAGGTTTTTAAAAAACATTAAGGCAAAAGTTGATAACTATACATTCTTTCTCCTTGCCCCTGATGAGATAAGAAGTTACTTCAGAACAACAAACTGGATGGAAAGGTGTTTTAAAGAGTTAAAAGATTACATACGAATACGAGGATTTTTTCAAAATGAACAAAGTGCAGAGAAGTTTCTTTACATTTTCTTCACAGACAAGAATGAGAAGTATCAATCAAGGAGTTTAAGGTATTCTTCTTCTTTTAATCGCTTTTTTTCTTCTCTTTCCCGGGAGGCTTCCCATGCCTGA
- a CDS encoding NupC/NupG family nucleoside CNT transporter, whose translation MPDTINLTLPFFMLFIAFLLSENKKEIKIKPVVGGILLQFVFALLILKTTTGREIFQHIEIYVSKLMEFSIKGASFVFGKLANQKDKSIGFIFAFQVLPTVIFFSSIMSILYHLKIMQKVVKGMAWVMQKTMKISGAESMAVAANSFIGQTEAPLVIAPYVKDMTISELATLMVGGFATIAGSVLVAYVSFGVSAGHLVAASIMSAPAAVVIAKIIYPETEEPKTLDLKQVDIPITTSNIIEAASEGATTGMRLALNIAAMLIAFIALIALADAMLGVFGLSLKTVLGYIFYPFAIAMGVPVEDCAKFGYLLGTKVSINEFVAYLELGKMIQAKALSHRSVVLATYALCGFANFSSIAIQIGGIGGLAPERKKDLAKIGLKAMIGGALASWITACIAGILI comes from the coding sequence ATGCCTGACACAATTAACTTGACATTACCTTTTTTTATGCTTTTTATTGCCTTTCTTTTATCCGAAAACAAGAAAGAAATAAAAATAAAACCTGTTGTAGGGGGAATATTACTTCAATTTGTCTTTGCCCTTTTAATTCTTAAAACAACAACAGGGAGGGAAATATTTCAACATATTGAGATTTATGTTTCTAAACTTATGGAGTTTTCAATTAAAGGGGCATCATTTGTGTTTGGCAAACTTGCTAACCAGAAGGATAAAAGTATCGGTTTTATTTTTGCCTTTCAGGTTCTGCCCACAGTAATCTTTTTCTCCTCAATTATGTCTATTCTTTATCACCTGAAAATTATGCAAAAAGTTGTAAAGGGAATGGCATGGGTAATGCAAAAAACAATGAAAATTTCAGGGGCTGAAAGCATGGCAGTTGCTGCAAATTCTTTTATAGGCCAAACTGAAGCACCCCTTGTTATAGCACCTTATGTAAAAGACATGACAATATCTGAGCTTGCAACCTTAATGGTTGGAGGATTTGCCACAATAGCAGGATCAGTTTTAGTAGCTTATGTCAGTTTTGGAGTAAGTGCAGGTCACCTTGTAGCAGCAAGTATAATGTCAGCACCTGCTGCCGTTGTTATAGCAAAAATAATCTACCCTGAAACAGAGGAACCAAAAACCCTTGATTTAAAACAGGTAGATATCCCTATCACAACCTCAAACATCATTGAAGCAGCAAGTGAGGGGGCAACAACAGGTATGAGGCTTGCTTTAAATATTGCTGCAATGCTTATTGCTTTTATAGCATTAATAGCTCTTGCAGACGCAATGTTAGGGGTTTTCGGATTATCTTTAAAAACAGTTTTAGGGTATATATTTTATCCCTTTGCCATTGCAATGGGAGTTCCTGTGGAAGACTGCGCTAAATTCGGATACCTGTTAGGCACCAAAGTTTCAATAAACGAGTTTGTTGCCTACCTTGAATTAGGGAAAATGATACAGGCCAAAGCACTTAGTCATAGAAGCGTGGTACTTGCAACCTATGCGTTATGCGGGTTTGCAAACTTTTCATCAATAGCAATTCAAATAGGGGGCATAGGCGGGCTTGCCCCTGAAAGAAAAAAAGACCTTGCAAAAATAGGGTTAAAGGCTATGATTGGTGGGGCGTTGGCCTCGTGGATTACGGCATGTATTGCCGGGATTTTAATTTAA
- a CDS encoding purine-nucleoside phosphorylase, translated as MDYINLSTQIKEKGIDNIDIAVVLGSGLGFLADEVKGKTIEYGEIKGFPKPTVEGHSGKMVLAQIGNKNVLFFQGRFHFYEGYSMKEVVIFPRIAKLLGAKLYLVTNAAGGINSEFKPGDLMVIKDHLNLMGTNPLIGKNHSEFGPRFPDMTDAYSPNLRKLLFEIGDQLGIELQSGVYAALTGPSYETPAEIKMLQALGADAVGMSTVPEVIAARHANLKVLGVSCITNLAAGVSENPLSHEEVLETTEKVKYHFGKLIMKFLETVEL; from the coding sequence ATGGATTACATAAACCTGTCCACACAAATTAAAGAAAAGGGAATTGACAATATTGATATTGCAGTGGTTTTAGGCTCCGGGTTGGGCTTTCTTGCCGATGAAGTTAAGGGAAAAACAATTGAATATGGAGAAATAAAAGGATTCCCCAAACCAACAGTTGAAGGGCACAGCGGCAAAATGGTTTTAGCTCAAATAGGGAATAAAAATGTATTGTTCTTTCAGGGAAGGTTTCACTTTTATGAAGGTTACTCTATGAAGGAAGTTGTTATTTTCCCGAGGATAGCAAAGCTTTTAGGAGCAAAACTATACCTAGTTACAAATGCAGCAGGCGGAATAAACTCTGAATTTAAACCAGGAGATTTGATGGTTATTAAAGACCACTTAAATTTAATGGGAACAAACCCTCTTATAGGAAAAAATCACAGTGAATTTGGACCAAGATTTCCTGATATGACTGATGCATACAGCCCTAATTTAAGAAAACTTTTATTTGAAATAGGAGACCAGTTGGGGATAGAGCTTCAAAGCGGTGTTTATGCTGCATTAACTGGGCCAAGCTATGAAACACCTGCTGAAATAAAGATGCTTCAAGCATTAGGAGCAGACGCGGTGGGGATGTCAACCGTGCCTGAAGTTATTGCAGCGAGGCATGCAAACCTGAAAGTTTTAGGGGTATCCTGCATAACAAACTTAGCCGCTGGAGTTTCAGAAAACCCTCTATCTCATGAGGAAGTGCTTGAAACCACTGAAAAAGTAAAGTATCATTTTGGTAAGTTAATAATGAAATTCTTAGAAACGGTGGAGTTATGA